From Eriocheir sinensis breed Jianghai 21 chromosome 19, ASM2467909v1, whole genome shotgun sequence:
acagacatagagacaaaTAGACCAtacagataaaagaaggaaggaaggaaggaaggaaggaaggaaggcagaaaggaaggaaggaatgaaagtgaaagaaaaaaaatgaaataaaaaattaataaatgaatgaaaatgaatggagaaacaaaaaaggaaagagtatgagtaaatgaacaaaaagaacgaaaaagaaaaaaaaatgacatacaaataaaaataaaacggctaaattaattaataaacacTATcttatccgagagagagagagagagagagagagagagagagagagagagagagagagagagagagagagagagagagagagagagagagaaaggcttcaGGTAGTTTAGGTAAGGTCAGTTTTCTCAATCACGGTAATATGAGGTCACATTCCCTTTGTAGGCGCTGACTGCCGCGCGCTCTGATtacagtgggaggaggaggaggaggaggaggaggaggaggaggagaaggaggaggagcataaaaacaaagataacaaacattaaaagaaaaacaaatcatgaacaagaacaaaaatacgaAGAAATGAAAGttagtagagaagaagaagaggaggaggaggagcaggagaaggagaacaagaagaacaagcagaacaacaacaaaaactagaaCAAACAATgagcaagaacaaaaaacaataggaaaaaatataaccccccccaaaaaaaaaattaaacaagaacccgaagtgaaggagaaggaaggaaaagaaaaagaacaaaaaaaaacaagagaaagaactaaaacaacgaaaacaacaagagacatgaacaaacacacgaacaataggaacacgaagaggaagaatcacgagaggaggaggaggaggaagaggaagaagaggggggcaAGGacgggcaagaggaggaggaggacgaccaaagggaggacgaggaagaggaggaggaagaggaggaggaggaggaagaggaagaagaggggggcgaggacgggcaggaggaggaggaggacgagcaaagggaggaagaggaggaggaagaggaggaggaggaggaggaagaggaaaaagaggggggcGAGgacgggcaggaggaggaggaggacgagcaaagggaggaagaggaggaggaagaggaggaggaagaggaggaggaggacgaggaggaggaagaggaggaggaggaggaggaagaggaaaaagaggggggcGAGgacgggcaggaggaggaggaggacgagcaaagGGAGGAcgagcaaagggaggaagaggaggaggaggaggaggaggaggaggaggaggaggaggaataactgTCCAGCCCGCAGCAAGTAAAAGTGGAGCGGAACACAACCTTGTAGTGAATGCCTCAAGGCCGCTCCgatgacccccccctccccccgacccccaccctccatccctcctctctcttcacgcctcctccctcctctctctctctctctcatcttcacgcctcctccctccctccctctctcttcttcacgcCTCCTCCCTCGCTTTTCCAGACTTCCTCCCTCCGACtcactgcctcctccctccctttttccctgctcctcctcctgtctcttctctagatatctctccctctctttccttttcttctacaagCTTCATTTATCTTATaacaatttccttctttcctttttcctttcttcctctcttccttctttcctcccttccttccctccctctccatgcattactttcctcattttctctctccttctttctcttcttgccgCCTCTCCTATATCCTCTCTcttgttccctccctttcccttccttccttcccaccacatGGTCAGAGGAGCaaagcgacggagatgagcactggagcCATGCGCAGGTATATCGTATCCACAAACCTTCACTTTTATCGCCTTTACTGATGCCCCAGTGCCCCAATTCCGCCTCCATATATtaatttcctccttatctctttccttccctctctctttgtgacacatctctcttccttccttccattcactgccccctttccctctcctctttgggccatattcctcttactatacatcaatttcctcctttcctctttctcttttatctcttctttacacgccccctctctctcctcttcttcaagcctccttcatctcctctctcctcttctctccctttccctcttttcatgcaataattttctcctttcctctttccttccctttatctccttcacacctcctcccttcccccctctcaaaCTCTCTCTTCTTCACGCCTCCTCCCTTATAATCTGTGCAGAGGAgggtgacaaagatgattcacaaATTCAGAAACGTCACGTATAAGGATTGGCTTAAATGTTTAAACCTGCATTCTCTTGGAAGGCGAAGGGGGCAAGGACACTTTACTGGAGGTTGTgattggatgaagggctttaataagggagatgtcaataaggttttggtggtaagagagacaaacaggacacgtagcaatgggtttaagttagataCACTGAGACTCCACATAGACACAAGTAAGAATTAGTTTACCAAGAGTAGTGGATGGGAGGAACAGAGATGacttcaagaaaaggttagataagttcattgAGACTCCACATAGACACAAGTAAGAATTTGTTTACCAGGAGTAGTGGATGGGAGGAACAGAGATGACTTCAAGAAAAGGTTGGATAACTTCATGGATAGGCAAGATAGGTAGATGGTGGGTAAGGTTGGATTTACAGATGCTTGTGTAGGATTTCCGACATCTTGCAGACTACTTATGTTCTttctgttttcatcctctctctctcctccatctgacttaccctttccttccccttccctctctttactaccctcccgtctctctccccatacattaattttcttcttttctccctccttcagttctttcttccctctttcattcacgccttttcttctccctatatccattcttctttcctccctacctcaatctctcatttcctctcactctttcctcctcccgtgaCCCATCTCTCCTCCACACTCTTCCTCCCGACTCCTCCCTaagtccacctccccctcccttcacttccctcctccctgtaTTTTCCCGTCATGAGCAACTGTTCAGCTCCGCCCACgtgacgccaccaccaccaccatcactaccaccaccaccaccaccaccaccgccgccagagtATATAACCAGCCGGAGCGACAGAACAGCCATCAGTTCCTCAAGCACCACAGCACCCAAGATGGTCTTCAAGGTACTGGCTCCCCGCCCCCCACGCAGCACCCACACCTGCCCCCCTCAGCCCCTCCAGCCCTGTCCGGCAGAGGGCGTGGGAAAGCCTCGTATCGGCCCCCACTTGCATGTTTATGAGCCTCCTGAGCGGGGCGTGACCTTATTGTTTTGTACCTgacatatttgttttcttttaatattgaTTCACTTTTGAGGTTGAGGTCTGGTGTCGATATGCTCATGCCTCGCCactccccccaccctcccaccccATGTCTTCTCATTGCCGCCCCAGACCAACACGTCCCCTCACGCCCCCAATCTTCTCACAAAGGCCTCACCCCCCAACAGACGCCTCCGTTCACGCCCCCGTCACCTCACTATTTCCTCATCCACAGCTCGTCCTCGTGTCCGCCCTCGTGGCTGTCGCCCTCGCCGACCAGAGGCCCTACAGGCCGCCCACCCCCCAGCCCACCTACGGCACCCCACGGCCCTCCTACGGCACCCCCGCCCCGTCCTACAGCCAGCCCCAACAGACGGTGAGTGTCTTAGCCACAAATCTTACAGGTATACACGCTTAACATATATACATGTATACACCTGTGACTTGTACTACAAggcctgtacatgtacacacctgtcaTCTCGCCCCAcactcaccccccctctcccccaaaaGTCACGCCCCCAGTACCAGTTTGAATGGGCCGTCAACGACGCGCCCTCCGGCAACGACTACGGCCACCAGGAGTCCCGCGACGGCTACGACACCCAGGGCTCCTACTACGTGCAGCTGCCCGACGGCCGCCTCCAGCGCGTCGACTACACCGTCAACGGCGACTCCGGCTTCGTGGCGCAGGTCACCTACCAGGGCGAGGCTCAGTACCCCCAGCAGGGATACGGCTCCCCAAGACCCTCCTAcggcccccccgcccccacctacGGCACCCCCACCCCCGCCTACGGGTAATGCCGCCCACGCCTGACGATGCCCGCGTCCTTCCATCCCTGTAAATaggtcactgctgctgctgctgctccaaaCATGCAATAAACGCAAGACACACCAAATGCAttactttcctattccttcccgtCCACCGGAAACACGGTTCTTGGCAGCCTTTCCTATGCACCCCCTGCAGTGCCCCGTCTACCGCCGCCCTGCCCCTCGTCACCCGCCACAAGGCAGGAGCTGCCTGCGGTCACAGTCTCGCTTGCCTGGCCAGCATTGTGTAGTTTACCTTGCAGCCACCTGGCTCCATGTGCGGCTAGAAATACATGGGTAGCGATTTGGCTTGGTTGATTCACTGTTCTTGCCACTTGTCATCAGGAACTGTTGTCACCAATGAGATGCTCCGCTCCTCCCTGACTGATCCTACACCCAGGACAACAAGACTGCCTTTGTGCTTCCATCAGATCACGGTCTCCCAGCTCTTcgcttgaagaggaagaaaacatcagGTGCCGCTGAAGCgtcagagaaggaaacagagccATCTTGACTGTGTGTGGCCACAGACGCCAGGCTTAGTTTGAAGACTACTGTAACGTTCTTCAGTAGTATAATGTAACGAAAGTTTCAGACGTAGAATAACACACCTTTCCAGGTGGTGGTCACACTGCACACCTCCCGCCGACACCAAGCGTCCGTCCCCCGTCCACAGCCTTCGTGCAGGCAGTGATTCGCATCCGGTAGTTGTCGATGGCAAGAGCCAAAGTGACGCAGGAGGCCGTCAGCGGACCAACAAACCCTGGCCACGTGTGCCCTGGCTGCAAGACTCCGGCTCGGTGTGCATCAGTGTGAAGGTCCACCTCCAGGCTGAAGTTTGTCGGCACTCCTGTGTGCCGCAGGTGGGGCGCGCCGACCTCCCGCAGGACTCTTCTCCGGGTACTCTCCAtgccctctctttcttcatcatcaccatcatctttttcttcttcttcttcctcttcttcttcttcttcttcttcttccagtcatCCATCTCGTGGTTATCGTCGCCGTCGCTATCGTCGACGAGTCATCGTCATCATTCTTTTCTTACAAAGCTCATTACTTGCAGCCCTGAGGCTGTTGGCAGGCTGAAGCGACTTTTGTGCTCgtgagtataaaaaataaaaatacattttCTTTACCGAACTGATGAtttcatacccccccccccccccgccgacCCCTCAGTATGCACCGCGACCTGTTTTAACTACTCGATTGttcggggggagagggagggggcaggggggagggagataaCTAACCACACTGGGAAACACCATTCACAATActctgtaatgtgtgtgtgtgtgtgtgtctgtgtgtgtgtgtgtgtgtgtgtgtgtgtgtgtatggagtcAGTTGCCATGATTGTTGTGAATTGTTGTGTTTGGTTACTACTTATGGATCACAGCTGTTCGCATTTACTTGatggttgtttattttttttttatagtgaatatTAAAGGTGTGGTCGGTacaatatttatctatctgtctgtctgtctctacattCATCTATCTTTTTACCTCTTGCTATCTATACACcaatctatctttccctctttccaaatttccctatctgtttatttatctatctgtctatatttctacatctctatttatctatctttccgtgtatgtacgtgtgtgaagagagagagagagagagagagagagagagagagagagagagagagagagagagagagagagagagagagagagagagagagagagagaacgagggagaggaaggaggaagggagggagggagagagtgggtgaaTGTGGGCCGACGCAACAGGAGCATGAGGCGACTTCGTGACATGTTGAGGGCAAGCTTCTGGACCTCGCTGCGGATTAGCGTTATAGAAAACGAGGCGGACCACTGACGAAAGAAAACAATACACTGAAATAGAATACAGTAAAAGACAAAACAATACAATAACATACAATACGATGCAGTACAATACAATACTAACCAATACAAAAGCAGTAAAATACAAGGCAAGACAATGATACAATACAAAACAATACAGTACAATACAATAACATACAATACGATGCAATAAAATACtaaacaatacaatacaatatgaTACAATAACATACAATACTCTGGctccgactctgggccacgacaacacaacgacctttgggcccccttcacactgtgaagactctgggccacgacaacaaaACGacctttaggcccccttcacactgtgccgacactgggccacgacaacacagcgacctttgggcccccttcacactgtgccgactctgggccacgacaacacagcgaccCTTGGGACCCCttcacattgtgccgactctgggccacgacaacacagcgaccCTTGGGACCCCttgacactgtgccgactctggaccacgacaacacagcgaccttTGGGACCCCTTGACAATGTGCCGACTCTGGGtcacgacaacacagcgacctttgggaccccttcacactgtgccgactctgggtcacgacaacacagcgacctttgggaccccttcacactgtgccgactctgggccacgacaacacagcgaccttTGGGACCCCttgacactgtgccgactctggaccacgacaacacagcgacctctgggaccccttcacactgtgccgactctggaccacgacaacacagcgaccttTGGGACCCCTTGACAATGTGCCGACTCTGGGtcacgacaacacagcgacctttgggaccccttcacactgtgccgactctgggtcacgacaacacagcgacctttgggaccccttcacactgtgccgactctgggccacgacaacacagcgacctttgggaccccttcacactgtgccgactctgggccacgacaacacagcgacctttgggcccccttcacactgtgccgactctgggtcacgacaacacagcgacctttgggcccccttcacactgtgccgactctggaccacgacaacaccGCGACCTttgggcccccttcacactgtgccgactctgggccaagacaacacCGCGACCTTTGggaccccttcacactgtgccgactctgggtcacgacaacacagcgacctttgggaccccttcacactgtgccgactctgggtcacgacaacacagcgacctttgggaccccttcacactgtgccgactctgggccaagacaacacCGCGACCTttgggcccccttcacactgtgccaagTCAGCATCAGGGGATCGTTTCTAGAAATCTTTCCGACAATGTGCGACCCttacacatcaacatttcacaccccaGACCTCGTGTACCCCGAgccgctgggttgtcgtggcccagagtcggcacagtgtgaaggggcttAAGAATCGAGGGCAGGAGCTGAGGGTCAGGCAGTACACGGAAGCATGGGTTGAGCCAAGAAGGACCAGAGATGCGTCACCCACCACCAGGAAAACTAGGGCGACTCCTCCTCACCTCGCGGCGGCCCATCTCAAGGCCGCGACGCCCCCGCCCTCCGCTGTCACCTCTTTCCTCGTTGCTtcacacctccccctccacccctccctcactctgactcctccctgttttccttcacTGCGTATTGAAAATAACTCTTCTGCTTTCCCTCCTGGCCCTCGTGACGTCAGCCTCGCCGCCGTCGCCATCACTATATAAGAGGCCGCTGAGGAAGAACAGTCAGCAGTCCAACGCCCACAGACCTCCGACATGGCCCTCAAGGTAGTGGCTGTccaaccctcacacacacacacacacacacacacacacacacacacacacacacacacacacacacacacacacacaaagccccaTGAATATGCCCCCCACAGGTTCACCCCACACCCCACGACGGTATACCCATCACCCCCCAAGTCCCTCCAGTACCAATAATAAAAAGCATCCTTCACAAGTGACCCTCATTAACTCTTCTTACTGTGCAGCTTTTCATCGTGTCCGCCCTCGTGGCCGCCACCCTCGCCGACCAGAGGCCCTACAGGCCACCCACCCCCCAGCCCACCTACGGCACCCCCCAGCCCACCTACGGCGCCCCCGCCCCGTCCTACAGCCAGCCCCAGCAGACGGTGAGTGTCCTGGCCACGAGATTTACACGTTTAGACACCTGTCATTATTTGTCTCCACACAAGACTTGTACAAggcctgtacatgtacacacctgtgacttgtacaaggcctgtacatgtacacacctgtgacttgtacaaggcctgtacatgtacacacctgtgacttgtacaaggcctgtacatgtacacacctgtgacttgtacaaggcctgtacatgtacacacctgtcaTCTAGCCCAACACTCACCgcacccctctcttcccccccaacagTCACGCCCCCAGTACCAGTTTGACTGGGCCGTCAACGACGCGCCCTCCGGCAACGACTACGGCCACCAGGAGTCCCGCGACGGCTACGACACCCAGGGCTCCTACTACGTGCAGCTGCCCGACGGCCGCCTCCAGCGCGTCGACTACACCGTCAACGGCGACTCCGGCTTCGTGGCGCAGGTCACCTACCAGGGCGAGGCTCAGTACCCCCAGCAGGGATACGGCTCCCCAAGACCCTCCTACGGCCCCCCCGTCCCCACCTACGGCACCCCCGCCCCCACCTACGGCACCCCCACCCCCGCCTACGGGTAATGCCGCCCACGCCTGACGATGCCCGCGTCCTTACGTTATTGTAAATAGGTCACTGTTGCTGCCGCTCTTAATATGCAATAAAAGATAACGACAAAATATAAAGCCTCTCCCACCCCACCTCGCCCTGCGGTCACGAGCACAACTCTCACCACCTTACGGGTCAACAGCCGTTCACTGACCACCACAGACAAGTTCCGCCCCGaacacgccccgccccgccacgcccccgcCCCTTGCTCCTCGCAACACACCTGCCTCGGGGGGTTCCCACAACATTCCTGCTGTCTGTGTCTGGCTCCACGCAGGCTGCGGCGCGACGCTCGGCTTCCCCCACGCGGCTCACCCGGCAGCCAGCCCCAGCCCCAGCCAGCCCCAGCCCCAGCCAGCCCCAGCACCGTCATATCACCCGCCCACCCCGCCACCCTGTGACCTTGGAGCTTGGACGCATTAAACCCTCAAGGCTGACGCATTCATGCATTCATTAAGTCACTCATTTACTCATGCATATATTCGTCCAGTCAGTCAATgtattcaatcattcattcatttactcatcaactcattcattcacatattctttaaaaaaaaaaaaaaaaatgcaagttgGCGAGGACGTTGACAGTTGTTAtaccttttttgttatttttaaggtggttCCTGTTAAGTGTAAGTTTAAGGCGCGAGCTGTTATATCACTCgttacagggccggtgttaccgcggcctgcttcacaagttgactGTAGTAGGTGGTGATAACACAAcagcctttagttaagtgaggtagatgatgtgtggccgagcggagccgttacaAGTTCagtttagttcactttagttctctctctcacagggacattaaaaggtgtgtgGCTTTTAGTATCAAAATGGTATTGAcaattttacacaatagttacaagtTTATGTGAGCGATCGCACGAAAGATAAGTAGCACACCCAGAGCGGACCTTGTGTTCCGTGCCCTCGCCCGTCTTCGTCTCCCCTGGTAGCTCGGGCGAAAGGTATTTATGTGCGTGGCTCCTTCCCGGAACTATGATCCTTCCGGAGCTGACTTGGGATGAtttgtcatcatttgctgatgtAGTGTCAGCCAAGCATCTGTTCTCACGGCCACAAGCACCGACGTGTTTTTAAACATCCTGAGGCGTGATACTGACACacacagtcatacattcacatatACATGATAAtacgtatacatatatatatatatatatatatatatatatatatatatatatatatatatatatatatatatatatatatatatatatatatatatatatatatatatatatatatatatatatatatatatatatatatatatatatatatatatatatatatatatatatatatatatatatatatatatatatatatatatatatatatatatatatatatagtgacaaaaaaaatgaaagagaagaaaacgaagacgaggatgaacaaggaacaaaaacaagagcaagaacaaaaaaagaacaagaaagtttAACAGAGAACAACAAACATGACCTTCGCGTTTCTCATCAACGATCAACAAATTTCAACGCAAACTGCTGTACAGGAAACATTTACGAGTTAGTAGGACGCAATATTACAAAACGACTCCAGAGCTACAAGATTTCACTATCGGCGAACACCATTTATCAATAACattacaaaaaataacaataataatgaaagccGTGAGAGTTTCCACAAAATGACGCATGATATCTTTTTGGCGACAAGACAAGTTTTTCTTTGCTCTACCGTACGCAAAATAAGTCACtcatttttaactttatttcataGGAGCGGTGATTACTGGGCTTTTTTATGCTTATTTATGCCTCTGAGCTGACGCTTTTACTCTAAAAATAAAAGTCAAGCTAGGGTGAAGGAGTGTACGAGGAAAGATGCCGCGATCCGATAATTAGTGTGAGTTTAAAGGCAAAACATGATGCCGGAAGACGATGGTCAAGCttggttaagaacataagaatagaataagtaataaaataataaagtagtTCCCAAGCCTCCCACAAAGTAAAGGTCGCAGCTTCGTCACCGTGATATAATAAAAATGTCCACCTTTATTATTTTCACCTACATCCGTTCCTCAAGTCCGTCCCGAAAACACTATATTATCTTACTTCTGAACACGCTAAATAACGGAAAGAGGGTAGCAGGGGGACTGTGGGCAGGGGTGTAACAGGGAGGGAGTTCAGGTAAGGAGGTCACGGAGGGGGGGTCCACGGCCTTCACCGTGCAAGAGTGCGGTCGGATGAGCCTCCAAGCCATCGCCGCCACTCTCACTAATTCCCACAGGCAACACATTTCCTTCAGACAACGACTCGCTATTGCAGGGgtggggcgtggcggggctgagggGCTGGGCGGGGTTGAGGGGTGGGGCGGGGACTTCGAGTACTGGCTGGGatggatgaggataaggatgaggatgggaTGATACATAGCGTCAGGGCAGGATAGTAGTTctaggtgatggagaggagagtGGGGCTGTTaagcggggcggggcaggacacAGCTCAGGGGCGGGGCTGCTGACGGGGAAAGTGTCCTGACTTGTGAGAGGGAAGAAGCAGAGTCCCCGCCCAAAGAGAAGTAATAATGGCAACAGAGATGAaagtaaaaagaacaagaacaagtagaacaagaactggaaaaagaagagcaacaacaaaaagaacgggaacaagaagaaaaataagaacaagaacaggaagaacaggaagataaaatcaataaaaataaatagaatgatATCCACAAGAACAAAGATGAATGCCTGTTAACGTTTGCTTCTTTTTACACACAACATAACAAACTAAGAGACGTTTTATGCATTCTTTTTATTCTACTCGATTAGAATGGATGGTTTAGGATGGTGGCACTATATAAGTTGCCTGCACTACCAATTGGCTGCAACCAACCAAAtgagtaaagatgggggcatacgtTACAACTGCgcgtggccgcagtgctcatctccttGGCACTGGCCCGtgacccatcaccccgggacaaggtcagcgtgacatccgggttaaaacagcttaccttccccaggtttccccaggtacccatttatcgaccagcccgagagggaggatgagcagctgggtgagcggcacgctgactgcccaggtcgAGATTCGAACCGAGGGCGCGGGTTCATAgcaaggcacgctaaccactaaaCCATGGAGGCATAAAATAAATCCAAGGGGTGAGAAATCTGATAAatgaggacagacttaagcatctaatgcagccatgtcaacaagatgagaaaacagttacaacaagcaaatgaactcaagttgctaacccatggttgccctgcacacattctaaatgtaTTGGCTCATGGTTTGGAAATTGGCAACATaaaagaacatgtggttcatgttgtaaaatacttttaAAACCATCGCTCTGCCTCAGCAAAATAACGTCAGATAGGTGGTCAgtgtcttgttctgccccaggacactggGCGGACCAGGTGTGGCTGACGgaggatatatattatgaactaaC
This genomic window contains:
- the LOC127000561 gene encoding pro-resilin-like isoform X10, translating into MVFKLVLVSALVAVALADQRPYRPPTPQPTYGTPRPSYGTPAPSYSQPQQTSRPQYQFEWAVNDAPSGNDYGHQESRDGYDTQGSYYVQLPDGRLQRVDYTVNGDSGFVAQVTYQGEAQYPQQGYGSPRPSYGPPAPTYGTPTPAYG
- the LOC127000561 gene encoding pro-resilin-like isoform X6, with translation MALKLFIVSALVAATLADQRPYRPPTPQPTYGTPQPTYGAPAPSYSQPQQTSRPQYQFDWAVNDAPSGNDYGHQESRDGYDTQGSYYVQLPDGRLQRVDYTVNGDSGFVAQVTYEGEAQYPQQGYGSPRPSYGPPAPTYGTPAPTYGPPTPAYG
- the LOC127000561 gene encoding cuticle protein 8-like isoform X2; translated protein: MALKLFIVSALVAATLADQRPYRPPTPQPTYGTPQPTYGAPAPSYSQPQQTSRPQYQFDWAVNDAPSGNDYGHQESRDGYDTQGSYYVQLPDGRLQRVDYTVNGDSGFVAQVTYQGEAQYPQQGYGSPRPSYGPPAPTYGTPTPTYGPPAPTYGTPTPAYG
- the LOC127000561 gene encoding pro-resilin-like isoform X7 — its product is MVFKLVLVSALVAVALADQRPYRPPTPQPTYGTPRPSYGTPAPSYSQPQQTSRPQYQFEWAVNDAPSGNDYGHQESRDGYDTQGSYYVQLPDGRLQRVDYTVNGDSGFVAQVTYEGEAQYPQQGYGSPRPSYGPPAPTYGTPAPTYGPPTPAYG